The following coding sequences are from one Sphaeramia orbicularis chromosome 11, fSphaOr1.1, whole genome shotgun sequence window:
- the LOC115428013 gene encoding gastrula zinc finger protein xFG20-1-like isoform X3, whose translation MCEVQKLRASVEQILTAAAEEIFGVFQRSIAEIEEKLSNSPKHKKRNQRLPDTVHQTECPTLTQKLWMVKEELPLEQQDRSPSLDQVDPEPPHIKEEENLWTNQEGEQLQGLEEADITKFQSTSPRVKSEYDEDKAQSSQLHQSQTEENTEEPEDRDDYGESEPDSIQNNDFPISDVACETIHRQCTKDDKTLKFLSVLETQMTVHTTNKPFSCSVCKKCFTHKVEVKQHMLVHTREKPFSCSVCKKCFAHKSNLKEHMPVHTGERPFCCSVCKKCFAHKSNLKEHMSVHTGERPFCCSVCKKCFAHRSNLKKHMSVHTGERPFSCLVCQKSFSYKHNLKRHMLTHIGMKASIH comes from the exons ATGTGTGAAGTGCAAAAGCTGAGGGCATCGGTGGAGCAGATACTGACTGCGGCTGCTGAGGAGATATTTGGAGTATTTCAAAGAAGCATCGCCGAGATTGAGGAGAAACTCAGTAATTCCCCAAAGCACAAGAAAAGAAACCAGAGACTACCGGACACTGTGCACCAAACAG agtgtccTACACTCACCCAAAAGCTGTGGATGGTGAAAGAAGAGCTCCCCCTGGAGCAGCAGGACAGGAGCCCCAGTCTGGACCAGGTGGACCCAGAACCTCCCCATATCAAGGAAGAGGAGAACCTGTGGACCAATCAGGAGGGAGAACAGCTTCAAGGGCTAGAGGAGGCTGATATCACTAAGTTCCAATCCACTTCACCTCGTGTGAAGAGTGAATATGATGAAGACAAAGCTCAGTCCTCACAGCTTCATCAAAGTCAAactgaggagaacacagaggaaccAGAAGACAGAGATGACTATGGAGAATCAGAACCAGACAGCATCCAAAATAATGACTTCCCTATAAGTGATGTGGCATGTGAAACAATACATCGTCAATGCACCAAGGAtgataaaacattaaaatttttgtcagtgttggagaCACAGATGACAGTCCACACAACAAACaagcctttcagctgttcagtgTGTAAGAAATGTTTTACACATAAAGTTGAAGTTAAGCAACATATGTTAGTTCATACAAGAGAgaagcctttcagctgttcagtgTGTAAGAAATGTTTTGCGCATAAAAGTAATCTTAAGGAACATATGCCAGTTCATACAGGAGAGAGGCCTTTTTGCTGTTCCGTTTGTAAGAAATGTTTTGCGCATAAAAGTAATCTTAAGGAACACATGTCAGTCCATACAGGAGAGAGGCCTTTTTGCTGTTCTGTTTGTAAGAAATGTTTTGCGCATAGAAGTAATCTTAAGAAACATATGTCAGTTCACACTGGAGAAAGGCCTTTTAGCTGTTTAGTTTGTCAGAAAAGTTTTTCCTATAAACATAATCTTAAGAGACATATGTTAACTCACATAGGAATGAAGGCTTCCATCCACTAA
- the LOC115428013 gene encoding oocyte zinc finger protein XlCOF7.1-like isoform X2 produces MCEVQKLRASVEQILTAAAEEIFGVFQRSIAEIEEKLSNSPKHKKRNQRLPDTVHQTEQQGRSPHVDQEDPEPPHIKGSKEDECISLEGEQTMKLLLLSECPTLTQKLWMVKEELPLEQQDRSPSLDQVDPEPPHIKEEENLWTNQEGEQLQGLEEADITKFQSTSPRVKSEYDEDKAQSSQLHQSQTEENTEEPEDRDDYGESEPDSIQNNDFPISDVACETIHRQCTKDDKTLKFLSVLETQMTVHTTNKPFSCSVCKKCFTHKVEVKQHMLVHTREKPFSCSVCKKCFAHKSNLKEHMPVHTGERPFCCSVCKKCFAHKSNLKEHMSVHTGERPFCCSVCKKCFAHRSNLKKHMSVHTGERPFSCLVCQKSFSYKHNLKRHMLTHIGMKASIH; encoded by the exons ATGTGTGAAGTGCAAAAGCTGAGGGCATCGGTGGAGCAGATACTGACTGCGGCTGCTGAGGAGATATTTGGAGTATTTCAAAGAAGCATCGCCGAGATTGAGGAGAAACTCAGTAATTCCCCAAAGCACAAGAAAAGAAACCAGAGACTACCGGACACTGTGCACCAAACAG AGCAGCAGGGACGTAGCCCCCATGTGGACCAGGAGGACCCAGAGCCCCCCCACATTAAAGGGAGTAAGGAGGATGAGTGCATCAGTCTGGAGGGAGAGCAAACAATGAAGCTTCTACTACTATCAG agtgtccTACACTCACCCAAAAGCTGTGGATGGTGAAAGAAGAGCTCCCCCTGGAGCAGCAGGACAGGAGCCCCAGTCTGGACCAGGTGGACCCAGAACCTCCCCATATCAAGGAAGAGGAGAACCTGTGGACCAATCAGGAGGGAGAACAGCTTCAAGGGCTAGAGGAGGCTGATATCACTAAGTTCCAATCCACTTCACCTCGTGTGAAGAGTGAATATGATGAAGACAAAGCTCAGTCCTCACAGCTTCATCAAAGTCAAactgaggagaacacagaggaaccAGAAGACAGAGATGACTATGGAGAATCAGAACCAGACAGCATCCAAAATAATGACTTCCCTATAAGTGATGTGGCATGTGAAACAATACATCGTCAATGCACCAAGGAtgataaaacattaaaatttttgtcagtgttggagaCACAGATGACAGTCCACACAACAAACaagcctttcagctgttcagtgTGTAAGAAATGTTTTACACATAAAGTTGAAGTTAAGCAACATATGTTAGTTCATACAAGAGAgaagcctttcagctgttcagtgTGTAAGAAATGTTTTGCGCATAAAAGTAATCTTAAGGAACATATGCCAGTTCATACAGGAGAGAGGCCTTTTTGCTGTTCCGTTTGTAAGAAATGTTTTGCGCATAAAAGTAATCTTAAGGAACACATGTCAGTCCATACAGGAGAGAGGCCTTTTTGCTGTTCTGTTTGTAAGAAATGTTTTGCGCATAGAAGTAATCTTAAGAAACATATGTCAGTTCACACTGGAGAAAGGCCTTTTAGCTGTTTAGTTTGTCAGAAAAGTTTTTCCTATAAACATAATCTTAAGAGACATATGTTAACTCACATAGGAATGAAGGCTTCCATCCACTAA
- the LOC115428013 gene encoding oocyte zinc finger protein XlCOF7.1-like isoform X1, producing the protein MCEVQKLRASVEQILTAAAEEIFGVFQRSIAEIEEKLSNSPKHKKRNQRLPDTVHQTDIRIPPEQQGRSPHVDQEDPEPPHIKGSKEDECISLEGEQTMKLLLLSECPTLTQKLWMVKEELPLEQQDRSPSLDQVDPEPPHIKEEENLWTNQEGEQLQGLEEADITKFQSTSPRVKSEYDEDKAQSSQLHQSQTEENTEEPEDRDDYGESEPDSIQNNDFPISDVACETIHRQCTKDDKTLKFLSVLETQMTVHTTNKPFSCSVCKKCFTHKVEVKQHMLVHTREKPFSCSVCKKCFAHKSNLKEHMPVHTGERPFCCSVCKKCFAHKSNLKEHMSVHTGERPFCCSVCKKCFAHRSNLKKHMSVHTGERPFSCLVCQKSFSYKHNLKRHMLTHIGMKASIH; encoded by the exons ATGTGTGAAGTGCAAAAGCTGAGGGCATCGGTGGAGCAGATACTGACTGCGGCTGCTGAGGAGATATTTGGAGTATTTCAAAGAAGCATCGCCGAGATTGAGGAGAAACTCAGTAATTCCCCAAAGCACAAGAAAAGAAACCAGAGACTACCGGACACTGTGCACCAAACAG ACATTCGGATTCCCCCAGAGCAGCAGGGACGTAGCCCCCATGTGGACCAGGAGGACCCAGAGCCCCCCCACATTAAAGGGAGTAAGGAGGATGAGTGCATCAGTCTGGAGGGAGAGCAAACAATGAAGCTTCTACTACTATCAG agtgtccTACACTCACCCAAAAGCTGTGGATGGTGAAAGAAGAGCTCCCCCTGGAGCAGCAGGACAGGAGCCCCAGTCTGGACCAGGTGGACCCAGAACCTCCCCATATCAAGGAAGAGGAGAACCTGTGGACCAATCAGGAGGGAGAACAGCTTCAAGGGCTAGAGGAGGCTGATATCACTAAGTTCCAATCCACTTCACCTCGTGTGAAGAGTGAATATGATGAAGACAAAGCTCAGTCCTCACAGCTTCATCAAAGTCAAactgaggagaacacagaggaaccAGAAGACAGAGATGACTATGGAGAATCAGAACCAGACAGCATCCAAAATAATGACTTCCCTATAAGTGATGTGGCATGTGAAACAATACATCGTCAATGCACCAAGGAtgataaaacattaaaatttttgtcagtgttggagaCACAGATGACAGTCCACACAACAAACaagcctttcagctgttcagtgTGTAAGAAATGTTTTACACATAAAGTTGAAGTTAAGCAACATATGTTAGTTCATACAAGAGAgaagcctttcagctgttcagtgTGTAAGAAATGTTTTGCGCATAAAAGTAATCTTAAGGAACATATGCCAGTTCATACAGGAGAGAGGCCTTTTTGCTGTTCCGTTTGTAAGAAATGTTTTGCGCATAAAAGTAATCTTAAGGAACACATGTCAGTCCATACAGGAGAGAGGCCTTTTTGCTGTTCTGTTTGTAAGAAATGTTTTGCGCATAGAAGTAATCTTAAGAAACATATGTCAGTTCACACTGGAGAAAGGCCTTTTAGCTGTTTAGTTTGTCAGAAAAGTTTTTCCTATAAACATAATCTTAAGAGACATATGTTAACTCACATAGGAATGAAGGCTTCCATCCACTAA